One Tachypleus tridentatus isolate NWPU-2018 chromosome 3, ASM421037v1, whole genome shotgun sequence DNA window includes the following coding sequences:
- the LOC143246139 gene encoding uncharacterized protein LOC143246139, which produces METSVLDRGSSTPHMLTTKSTGSPTGELLDVLSRKNGHLGLPGSDVQGTGNLSNCLNSGQASTSPSFESSNQRILGSTSDDHHGQSGSGSLTDTPLSLKTSQAPSSPTRPGTSTSSRVDTAPILPRHTSKLGLETLHIPCTTQLVSRGCSPPALMAYGGNNLERAIHTGSPPGIPADATNECRLIDYRGAKVAAFRANNEYLLCLPQAFEVFLKHLVGGLHTVYTKLKRLDITPIVCNVEQVRILRGLGAIQPGVNRCKLLSCKNFDILYKDCITAR; this is translated from the coding sequence ATGGAAACGAGTGTTTTAGACAGGGGTTCCTCCACTCCACACATGTTGACCACCAAGAGCACCGGGAGTCCTACTGGAGAACtcttggatgttctcagcagaaAAAATGGTCATCTCGGACTACCAGGAAGTGACGTACAAGGAACAGGAAATCTTTCAAACTGTCTCAATTCAGGACAGGCGTCAACTTCGCCCTCATTCGAGTCATCCAACCAGAGGATCTTGGGATCCACCTCCGATGACCATCACGGGCAATCGGGTTCAGGAAGTTTAACTGACACACCGCTAAGCCTAAAAACATCTCAGGCACCCTCGTCTCCCACCCGACCAGGCACAAGCACCTCCAGCAGGGTTGACACAGCCCCCATTCTGCCAAGACACACTAGCAAACTTGGCCTAGAAACTTTGCACATACCGTGCACTACTCAACTAGTTTCTCGAGGTTGTTCTCCGCCCGCCCTCATGGCTTACGGCGGCAACAACTTGGAACGCGCGATCCACACAGGTTCTCCGCCGGGAATCCCTGCGGACGCGACGAACGAGTGTCGTCTAATCGATTACCGTGGTGCCAAAGTGGCCGCATTCCGAGCAAATAACGAATACTTGCTGTGTCTACCACAGGCTTTTGAAGTGTTCCTGAAACACCTGGTCGGAGGACTGCACACGGTGTACACCAAACTGAAGCGGCTGGACATCACCCCCATCGTATGTAACGTGGAGCAGGTCAGAATCTTGCGGGGACTGGGAGCCATTCAGCCCGGCGTGAACCGCTGCAAGCTATTGTCCTGTAAAAACTTCGACATTCTCTACAAGGACTGCATCACCGCCAGGTAA